The window ATGCCGACGAGCAACCCAGCGAGGACGTATCGCCGGCGGCGAAGCGATGACACAACACCCATTCAGCGGGCGAGGGCAAAACCGTTTCCCGGCCACGACACGGGCGACTTAAGTACACGCAGAAATACCACCCGGTAATGAAGCGACGGACGTTCATCGCCGGCGTCGGTGCTGGCGTTACGGCGACGGCTGGCTGTCTCGGCTATCAACAGGAACCCGGCGACGGCGTCGTGACCGTCGCGACCTACGACTCCTTCGTCGACGGCGAGGAACCCGTCGGCCCGTGGCTGAAAGAGCGGTTCGAAGCCCAACGCGACGACGACGTCACCATCGAGTTTCAGGTGCCCGAAGCGGGCGTCAACCAGTACATCCAGCGCGCCAAGCAGGACGCGCCAATCGAGGCGGACCTCTATGTCGGCCTCAACGTCGACGAACTCATCCGCATCGACGACGAACTCGATTCGGCGCTTTTCGACAGCCTCTCGGGGCAACTCGAACGGAGCGACCGGGTTCTCGACGAACTCCGCTTCGACCCCGACGGCCGGGCGGTCCCCTACGACACCGGCTACATCAGCCTCGTCTACGACGAAGAGGAGGTCGAACCCGAGACGTTCGAGGACCTGACCGCCGAGCGGAACCGCGGTGACCTCATCGTCCAGAACGCCCAGCAGTCGGACCCCGGCCGGGCGTTCCTGCTGTGGACCATCCACGAGTTCGGCGCGGACGGCTACCTCGACTACTGGCAGGACCTGCAGGACAACGACGTGCGCGTCCTCGGGTCGTGGGACGACGCCTACAACGCCTACCTCGAAGAGGAGGCGCCGATGGTCGTCTCCTACTCGACCGACCAGGTCTACTACGGCGACACCCCGCGCCACCAGGTCGGCTTCCTCAACGACCAGGGCTATGCCAACCCCGAGGGGATGGCCCGCTTCGCGGACGCCGACGACCCCGACGCGACCGTCGACCTCATGGAGTTCATGCTGACGCCCGAGGCGCAGGGCGAAATCGCCCAGCGGAACGTCCAGTTCCCGGCGGTCGACGACGCCGAACTCGACGAGGAGTTCTCCCAGTTCGCCCACGTCCCGCCCGAGCCGGTTACCTTCTCGTACGACGAACTGGCCGGCAACCTCGACGGCTGGGTCGAGGACTGGGCCCGACAGGTCGCCCAATAAGCAATGGCCGGCCGACGAGGACGCCCCGAACGACCGTTTCTCGTTGCCGGAGCAGTCACGGCCGCGCTGCTGGTCGTCCTGCTGTATTACCCCGTCGCCAGCGTCCTCGTGGAGGCCATTTTCGAGGACGGACAACCGACGCTTTCTCCGCTGCTCGACGTCCTCGCCGACCCCTTTTACTGGGACCTGTTCGGCTTTACCGCCTATCAGGCGACCCTCTCGACGCTTTTGAGCCTCGCGCTCGGCCTCCCGGGCGCCTACGTCCTCGCGCGCTACGGGTTCCCCGGCCGCCGCACCGTCCAGTCGCTGACGCTCGTCCCCTTCGTCCTGCCGTCCATCATGGTCGCGGTCGGCTTCGCCGCCATGTTCGGGACGAACGGCCCGCTGAATCAGGCGCTGGCGGGGCTCGGCTTGCCGAAACTCGAATTGATGTTCACGCTGAAAATCATCGTGCTCGCCCACGCCTTCTACAACGCGCCGCTGGTCGCCCGTATCGTCGCCGCGGCGTGGCAGAGCGTCGACGCCCGCACCGTCGAGACCGCCCGCAGTCTCGGCGCCTCGCCGCGGCGGGCGTTCCGTGACGTGGTCGTCCCGCAACTCGCGCCCGCCGTGCTGACCAGCGCCCTGCTCGTGTTCATCTTCACGTTCATGTCCTTCCCCATCGTGCTGGCGCTGGGGGGCCTCGAACTCGCGACCGTCGAGGTGTGGCTCTACGACCGGATTCGGACGCTCCGACTGCAGGAGGCCGCGGCGCTCGCAGTGCTGGAAGCCATCATCACGCTCGGCCTGACCTACGCCTATCTCCACTACGAGACGGCACAGGCCGCAAGTGGTGGCGTCGCGCCGCGCCCTCCGGCCCGAAAGCGCCTGTTCGCGAAACTCGACGCCAAGCGCCTCGCAATCGCCGGGTATGCCGTCGTCATCGCCGTCGTCTTCGTCGGCCCCATCGTCTCGATGCTGCTCGCGAGCGTCACCGACCTCGACGGGTCGCTTTCCCTTCGCTACTACGAGTTCCTGCTGGCCCGCCGGGACGTGGTCGTGGGCACCCAACCGGACGTGGCCATTCGCAACTCCCTCGTCTTCGCTGTCGGCGCAGTCGCCCTCGCGGTACCGATGGGCGTCGTCGTCTCGCTGGCGACCGCACGGGATACGCTGACCGCGCGCGTGGTCGGGACGCTCGCGATGTTGCCCTTCGCCGTCTCGGGTATCGTCGTCGGTTTCGGTCTGCTGCAGACGGTCGTCTTCGGCGTCGAGGTGGCGGGCCTCCGGATTCAGGTGACCGGCGCCGTCGCCATCGTCGCCGCCCACGCCGTCGGTGCCTACCCCTTCGTCGTCCGCACTGTCGCGCCGGCGCTGTCGTCGATGGACGATTCGTTGGTCGAATCCTCCCGCGCGCTCGGGGCCTCGCGCACCCGCGCGCTACTCGATATCGAGTTGCCGCTGGTCGCGCCCGCCGTCGCCGCCGGCGCGGCCTTCGCCTTCGCCATCAGCATCGGCGAGTTTAACGCCACCATCGTCCTCGTGGAGGGCGGCGGGTCCTACACCATGCCCGTCGCCGTCGAGCGCTATCTCGCCGAGCGGACGCTCGGACCCGCAACCGCGATGGGGTCGGTGCTCCTCCTCGTGACGGGCGTCAGTTTCGTGGTCATCGAACGCGTCGGCGGATACGGAGGCTTCGAGCGATGACGAGGTGGCACGAATGGAGGTAACGCTGGACGGCGTCGCCAAGCGCTACGGCGAAACGACGGCCCTGGAAGACGTGTCGCTGGCCATCGAGGACGGCGAGTTCTTCACATTGGTGGGGCCGTCGGGCTGCGGGAAGACGACGACGCTCCGTCTGCTGGCCGGCTTCGAGGAACCGACCGAAGGCACGGTTCGCTTCGACGGTGAGGACGTTGCCGGCCGGCCGCCGGAGGCCCGCGATATCGGCATCGTGTTCCAGAACTACGCGCTGTTCCCGCACATGAGCGTCGCCGAGAACGTCGGCTACGGCCTGCGCTTTTCGGAGCCGCCGGGCGGCGTTTCGACCGAGGAGCGCATCACCCAACTGCTCGACCTCGTGGGACTGGAAGGCTTCGACGACCGCGACCCGACGGAACTCTCCGGGGGCCAACAGCAGCGCGTCGCCCTCGCGCGGGCGCTGGCGCCCGGCCCCGAGGTGCTCCTGTTGGACGAACCGATGAGCGCGCTGGACGCCCGCCTCCGGGAGCGCCTTCGGCGCGACGTTCGGGACATCCAGCAGGAACTCGGCGTCACCACCGTCTACGTCACCCACGACCAGGCCGAGGCGATGGCCGTCTCCGACCGCGTGGCCGTGATGCACGACGGCCGGGTCGAACAGGTCGGCGACCCCCGTGACCTCTACCGTCGCCCCCGGACCCGGTTCGTCGCGGAGTTCCTCGGTGAGAACAACGTCTTCGACGCGCAGGTCGTTACCACGAACCGTGCCAGGGAACGAACTGCAAGTGAAACGGAGGGGTGCACGGTTCGCGTCGGGGATGCGGATTTCGAACTCTCTCGGGTGGAACCGCCGTCCGACGGGCGTCTGACGTTCTGTGTCCGGCCCGCCGCCTTCGAAAAAGGAACTGGACGGAATCGCCTCACCGGCGAGGTCGTCGACAGCGAGTTCCTCGGGGAGACGACCCGAGTGTGGCTGGAGTGGGAGGGTCGGCGCGTGGTCGCCGCGCTCGACGACCCGCCCGAGTCGGGGTCGCTGACGGTTGGCTTCGACCCCGATGACGCGTGGGTGCTGGACGACTAACGGCCGGCCTTACTCCCAGGAGACGTCCTTCCGAATACCCTTCAGGGTGCGCGAAATCATCCAGACGACGAGCAGGAACGGGAGCAGTGGGACGAGCAACAACAGCAGGCCGGCGCCGACAGCGAGCCAGAGATTGCTCGTTTCCCCGTCGCGTGAAACCCGATTTCGGAGCGCGAGTCCCCCGGTCGAAGCGGTACCCTCGGACATACCTCCCCATTGGGACGCATCCGACATGAGCCTTCGTGTGACCGGACAGCCGGATTCGTCGGATGGAAAGTTTAAGGGCCGAACCGGCGGTACCTTCGATAACTTCCTCTCTATGCACGACGACGGCTACGACCACACGGCGGTCGAACGACGGTGGCAGGAGGCGTGGGACGACGCCTCGGTGTATCGAACGCCCGACGACGTCTCCGACCCGACGTACGTCCTCGGCATGTATCCCTACCCCTCCGGACAACTTCACATGGGCCACGTCCGCAACTACACGATTACGGACGCCTACGCCCGTTACCGGCGGATGCGCGGCGACGACGTCCTCCACCCGATGGGCTGGGACGCCTTCGGACTCCCGGCCGAAAACGCGGCCAAGGAACGCGATACGAACCCCCGCGATTGGACCTTCGACTGCATCGACACGATGCGCGGTCAGATGGAGTCGATGGGCTTCGGCTACGACTGGGACCGCGAGGTCACAACCTGCAAGCCCCGCTACTACAAGTGGAATCAGTGGCTGTTCCGCCGGTTCGTCGAGGAGGACCTCGCCGAGCGCCGGGACGCCGAGGTCAACTGGTGTCCCTCCTGTGAGACGGTGCTGGCCGACGAGCAGGTCGAAGGCGACGCCGAACTCTGCTGGCGCTGTGACACGCCCGTCGAGCAGCGCGAACTCGAACAGTGGTTCCTGAAGATTACCGACTACGCGGACGAACTGGTCGACGACATCGACGACCTCGAAGGCTGGCCCGACTCCGTCCGGCAGATGCAGCGCAACTGGATCGGCCGGCAGTACGGAACCCAGCTAGAGTTCGAAATCGAGGACTACGGTTCCGTCGAAGCGTTCACGACGCGGGTCGACACCATCTTCGGCGCGACGTTCTTCGCCCTGGCGCCGGACCACCCTATCAGCGAGCAGTTGGCCGAGGAGGACGCCGACGTCCGTCACTTCATCGAGGAGGAGGCCGACCCGGACGGCGACGAACCCAACGGCGTCGAGACGGACCTGACCGCGACGAACCCGGTCACCGGCGAGGAGATTCCGGTCTTCGTCGCCGACTTCGTCCTCTCGGACGTCGGCACCGGCGCGCTGATGGGCGTGCCCGCCCACGACAACCGCGACCACGACTTCGCCGAGAAAATGGGCGTCGACATCGACCCCGTCATCGCCCCGAGCGAGGACGAGGTGCCCGACGTCAGCGAGGAAGCCTACACCGAGGACGGCGTGCTGGTCAACTCCGGCGACTACAGCGGCCTCGACAGCGAGACGGCCCGCGAACGCCTGACGGAGGACATCGACAGCGCCGAACTCGACACCCAGTACCGACTGCGCGACTGGGGTATCTCCCGGCAGCGCTATTGGGGGACGCCGATTCCGGTCGTCCACTGCGAGGACTGCGGCCCCGTCCTGGTGCCCGAGGAGGACCTGCCCGTCGAACTGCCGGAGTTCATCAACACTACCGGCAACCCCCTCGACGCCGCCGAGGAGTGGAAGCAGACCACCTGTCCCGACTGTGGCGCCGAGGCGACCCGCGAGACGGACACGATGGACACCTTCGTCGACTCCTCGTGGTACTTCCTGCGCTACGTCTCGCCGGACCTCGACGACGCGCCGTTCGACTTAGAGCGGGCCAACGACTGGATGCCCGTCGACCAGTACGTCGGCGGCATCGAACACGCCGTGATGCACCTGCTCTACAGCCGCTTCGTCACGAAGGTGCTGGCCGACACCGAGGACCTCGACCACCGCGAACCGTTCGAGAACCTGCTGGCCCAGGGGATGGTCCAGCTGGAAGGCGAGAAGATGTCCAAATCCAAGGGCAACGTCGTCTCCCCGCAGGCCATCGTCGAGGAGTACGG of the Natronomonas halophila genome contains:
- a CDS encoding ABC transporter ATP-binding protein; this encodes MEVTLDGVAKRYGETTALEDVSLAIEDGEFFTLVGPSGCGKTTTLRLLAGFEEPTEGTVRFDGEDVAGRPPEARDIGIVFQNYALFPHMSVAENVGYGLRFSEPPGGVSTEERITQLLDLVGLEGFDDRDPTELSGGQQQRVALARALAPGPEVLLLDEPMSALDARLRERLRRDVRDIQQELGVTTVYVTHDQAEAMAVSDRVAVMHDGRVEQVGDPRDLYRRPRTRFVAEFLGENNVFDAQVVTTNRARERTASETEGCTVRVGDADFELSRVEPPSDGRLTFCVRPAAFEKGTGRNRLTGEVVDSEFLGETTRVWLEWEGRRVVAALDDPPESGSLTVGFDPDDAWVLDD
- a CDS encoding DUF7535 family protein, coding for MSEGTASTGGLALRNRVSRDGETSNLWLAVGAGLLLLLVPLLPFLLVVWMISRTLKGIRKDVSWE
- a CDS encoding thiamine ABC transporter substrate-binding protein translates to MKRRTFIAGVGAGVTATAGCLGYQQEPGDGVVTVATYDSFVDGEEPVGPWLKERFEAQRDDDVTIEFQVPEAGVNQYIQRAKQDAPIEADLYVGLNVDELIRIDDELDSALFDSLSGQLERSDRVLDELRFDPDGRAVPYDTGYISLVYDEEEVEPETFEDLTAERNRGDLIVQNAQQSDPGRAFLLWTIHEFGADGYLDYWQDLQDNDVRVLGSWDDAYNAYLEEEAPMVVSYSTDQVYYGDTPRHQVGFLNDQGYANPEGMARFADADDPDATVDLMEFMLTPEAQGEIAQRNVQFPAVDDAELDEEFSQFAHVPPEPVTFSYDELAGNLDGWVEDWARQVAQ
- the leuS gene encoding leucine--tRNA ligase, translated to MHDDGYDHTAVERRWQEAWDDASVYRTPDDVSDPTYVLGMYPYPSGQLHMGHVRNYTITDAYARYRRMRGDDVLHPMGWDAFGLPAENAAKERDTNPRDWTFDCIDTMRGQMESMGFGYDWDREVTTCKPRYYKWNQWLFRRFVEEDLAERRDAEVNWCPSCETVLADEQVEGDAELCWRCDTPVEQRELEQWFLKITDYADELVDDIDDLEGWPDSVRQMQRNWIGRQYGTQLEFEIEDYGSVEAFTTRVDTIFGATFFALAPDHPISEQLAEEDADVRHFIEEEADPDGDEPNGVETDLTATNPVTGEEIPVFVADFVLSDVGTGALMGVPAHDNRDHDFAEKMGVDIDPVIAPSEDEVPDVSEEAYTEDGVLVNSGDYSGLDSETARERLTEDIDSAELDTQYRLRDWGISRQRYWGTPIPVVHCEDCGPVLVPEEDLPVELPEFINTTGNPLDAAEEWKQTTCPDCGAEATRETDTMDTFVDSSWYFLRYVSPDLDDAPFDLERANDWMPVDQYVGGIEHAVMHLLYSRFVTKVLADTEDLDHREPFENLLAQGMVQLEGEKMSKSKGNVVSPQAIVEEYGADTARLFMMQAAQPERDFDWTDEGARSAYAFLTRLKDTVEALTTGDVETTDDPGSVAGYVDDEIEAAVAVATEEYDDLTFNTALREAQDLVSTLRQYRDYTAVDADTFEAGLETALKLLAPVTPHVVEELWETLGYDGFAVDAEWPDTEADRETAERRRRLVQNTREDVREISDVAGIPNPERIDIVVTPEWKYDALNIAIDSDAPNLIGELMQHDDIKRHGDDAASYGQDLQANREALQETLDPETEYEALQSAAWLVEREFDAEVRVLTAEEAPDSVANKAEPGRPAINIEE
- a CDS encoding ABC transporter permease gives rise to the protein MAGRRGRPERPFLVAGAVTAALLVVLLYYPVASVLVEAIFEDGQPTLSPLLDVLADPFYWDLFGFTAYQATLSTLLSLALGLPGAYVLARYGFPGRRTVQSLTLVPFVLPSIMVAVGFAAMFGTNGPLNQALAGLGLPKLELMFTLKIIVLAHAFYNAPLVARIVAAAWQSVDARTVETARSLGASPRRAFRDVVVPQLAPAVLTSALLVFIFTFMSFPIVLALGGLELATVEVWLYDRIRTLRLQEAAALAVLEAIITLGLTYAYLHYETAQAASGGVAPRPPARKRLFAKLDAKRLAIAGYAVVIAVVFVGPIVSMLLASVTDLDGSLSLRYYEFLLARRDVVVGTQPDVAIRNSLVFAVGAVALAVPMGVVVSLATARDTLTARVVGTLAMLPFAVSGIVVGFGLLQTVVFGVEVAGLRIQVTGAVAIVAAHAVGAYPFVVRTVAPALSSMDDSLVESSRALGASRTRALLDIELPLVAPAVAAGAAFAFAISIGEFNATIVLVEGGGSYTMPVAVERYLAERTLGPATAMGSVLLLVTGVSFVVIERVGGYGGFER